The Amycolatopsis viridis genome window below encodes:
- a CDS encoding YeiH family protein gives MPARRLVPGLLVAAAGTAVAFGLNKLVPAVSALTVAVVLGVLVASAVPPAAQDGLRWATRKFLRLGVVLLGCQLGLGEVFRLGAGTVVAVVVTVLVSFFGTILAGRLIGVPRGLALLVGTGFSICGASAIAAMDSVTESDREEVATAVTLVTLYGSAAIALVPLAGRALGLGPQRFGEWAGLSVHEVAQVVAAASPAGAAAVAVAVVVKLTRVVLLAPMVAGVSIVRRRRALHAPATTTGKRPPLVPLFVLGFLATMALRSSGLVPAPVLSTANVVTTLLFAAALFGLGSGVRLGALLRTGRRGLALGAVSTVLVALVAYGALAVAGAA, from the coding sequence ATGCCCGCCCGGCGGCTGGTGCCGGGCCTGCTCGTGGCCGCCGCCGGCACGGCGGTCGCGTTCGGACTGAACAAACTTGTGCCCGCGGTCAGCGCGCTGACCGTCGCGGTCGTGCTCGGGGTGCTCGTCGCGAGTGCCGTCCCCCCGGCCGCGCAGGACGGCTTGCGCTGGGCCACCCGGAAGTTCCTGCGGCTGGGTGTGGTGCTGCTGGGGTGCCAGCTGGGGCTCGGCGAGGTCTTCCGGCTCGGTGCGGGCACCGTGGTGGCAGTGGTGGTCACTGTGCTGGTCAGTTTCTTCGGCACGATCCTCGCCGGCCGGCTGATCGGGGTGCCGCGCGGGCTGGCGCTGCTGGTGGGCACCGGGTTCTCGATCTGCGGCGCCTCTGCGATCGCGGCGATGGACAGCGTGACCGAGTCCGACCGCGAGGAGGTCGCGACCGCGGTGACGCTCGTGACGCTCTACGGCAGCGCCGCCATCGCGCTGGTGCCGCTGGCCGGGCGCGCGCTCGGCCTGGGGCCGCAGCGGTTCGGCGAGTGGGCGGGGCTCAGCGTGCACGAGGTCGCGCAGGTGGTGGCCGCCGCATCCCCGGCGGGGGCGGCCGCGGTCGCGGTCGCGGTCGTGGTGAAGCTCACCCGGGTGGTGCTGCTCGCGCCGATGGTGGCCGGGGTGAGCATCGTGCGGCGCCGCCGCGCACTGCACGCCCCGGCCACCACGACCGGCAAGCGCCCGCCCCTGGTGCCGCTGTTCGTGCTCGGTTTCCTCGCCACGATGGCGCTGCGCAGCTCCGGCCTCGTGCCCGCGCCGGTGCTCTCCACCGCGAACGTGGTGACGACCCTGCTGTTCGCCGCCGCGCTGTTCGGCCTGGGCAGCGGGGTGCGGCTCGGTGCGCTGCTGCGCACGGGCCGCCGCGGCCTCGCGCTGGGCGCGGTGTCCACCGTCCTGGTCGCGCTGGTGGCCTACGGGGCGCTCGCGGTCGCCGGGGCCGCCTGA
- a CDS encoding thiamine pyrophosphate-requiring protein — translation MSETVADHVLRRLREWGVQQVFAYPGDGINGIVAAFGKADDQPRFVQARHEEMAAFEAVGYAKFSGHVGVCMATSGPGAIHLLNGLYDAKLDHVPVVAIVGQTARSAMGGSYQQEVDLQPLFKDVASEYLVEVNVAEQLPNALDRAIRTALAKRAPTALIIPADLQEQPYTAPKHAFKQVPSSPPGFPHPVVIPPEDELARAAEVLDAGEKVAILVGQGARNAAAEVREIAELTGAGVAKALLGKDVLPDDLPYVTGSIGLLGTRPSYEMMRDCDTLLIVGSNFPYSQFLPEFGQARAVQIDIDGSMIGMRYPTEVNLVGEAKGTLRALMPMVQRKDDRRWREKIEKNVASWWDTVEQQAMVDADPVNPMRVVHELSKRIPEDAIVTADSGSSTNWYARNLRIRGRMRGSLSGTLATMGPGVPYAIGAKFACPDRPVIALVGDGAMQMNGMAELLTIRRYRHLWSDPRLVVCVFHNNDLNQVTWELRAMGGAPKFEQSQSLPDVDYAGFARSLGLDAIGVDDPDQLGPAWDRALAGAGPVVLDVRCDPDVPPIPPHATLDQVRSVTEAVLKGDPDAFHLVAQGVKTKAQEMLPGGRS, via the coding sequence ATGTCCGAAACGGTCGCCGACCACGTGCTGCGGCGCCTGCGGGAATGGGGTGTGCAGCAGGTTTTCGCCTACCCGGGCGACGGGATCAACGGGATCGTCGCCGCGTTCGGCAAGGCGGACGACCAGCCCCGGTTCGTGCAGGCCCGTCATGAGGAGATGGCCGCGTTCGAGGCGGTGGGGTACGCCAAGTTCAGCGGGCACGTCGGGGTGTGCATGGCGACCTCGGGGCCGGGCGCCATCCATCTGCTCAACGGGCTCTACGACGCCAAGCTCGACCACGTCCCGGTGGTGGCGATCGTGGGGCAGACCGCGCGCAGCGCCATGGGCGGCAGCTACCAGCAGGAAGTCGACCTGCAGCCGTTGTTCAAGGACGTCGCGAGCGAGTACCTGGTCGAGGTCAACGTCGCCGAGCAGCTGCCCAACGCACTGGACCGGGCGATCCGCACGGCCCTGGCGAAACGGGCGCCGACCGCGCTGATCATCCCGGCGGATCTGCAGGAGCAGCCGTACACGGCGCCGAAGCACGCGTTCAAGCAGGTGCCCTCCAGCCCGCCCGGGTTCCCGCATCCGGTGGTGATCCCGCCGGAGGACGAGCTCGCGCGCGCGGCCGAGGTGCTGGATGCCGGGGAGAAGGTGGCGATCCTGGTCGGCCAGGGTGCGCGCAACGCCGCCGCCGAGGTCCGGGAGATCGCGGAGCTGACCGGCGCCGGAGTGGCGAAGGCGTTGCTGGGCAAGGACGTCCTGCCCGACGACCTGCCCTACGTCACCGGCTCGATCGGGCTGCTCGGCACCCGGCCGAGCTACGAGATGATGCGCGACTGCGACACGCTGCTGATCGTCGGTTCGAACTTCCCGTACAGCCAGTTCCTGCCCGAGTTCGGCCAGGCCCGCGCCGTCCAGATCGACATCGACGGCAGCATGATCGGCATGCGGTACCCGACCGAGGTGAACCTGGTCGGCGAGGCGAAGGGCACGCTGCGGGCGCTGATGCCGATGGTGCAGCGCAAGGACGACCGCCGGTGGCGGGAGAAGATCGAGAAGAACGTCGCGTCCTGGTGGGACACCGTCGAGCAGCAGGCGATGGTCGACGCGGACCCGGTGAACCCGATGCGGGTGGTGCACGAGCTGTCGAAGCGGATTCCCGAGGACGCGATCGTCACGGCCGACTCGGGGTCGTCGACCAACTGGTACGCGCGCAACCTCCGCATCCGCGGGCGGATGCGGGGCTCACTGTCCGGCACGCTCGCCACGATGGGGCCGGGTGTGCCGTACGCGATCGGGGCGAAGTTCGCCTGCCCGGACCGGCCGGTGATCGCGCTGGTCGGCGACGGCGCGATGCAGATGAACGGCATGGCCGAGCTGCTCACGATCCGCCGCTACCGGCACCTGTGGTCCGATCCGCGGCTGGTGGTGTGCGTGTTCCACAACAACGACCTCAACCAGGTCACCTGGGAGCTGCGGGCCATGGGCGGCGCCCCGAAGTTCGAGCAGTCGCAGTCGCTGCCGGACGTCGACTACGCCGGGTTCGCGCGGTCGCTGGGGCTGGATGCGATCGGCGTCGACGACCCGGACCAGCTCGGCCCCGCGTGGGACCGGGCGCTGGCGGGGGCGGGCCCGGTGGTGCTGGACGTGCGCTGCGACCCGGACGTGCCGCCGATCCCGCCGCACGCCACCCTCGACCAGGTCCGGTCGGTGACCGAGGCCGTGCTCAAGGGCGATCCGGATGCGTTCCACCTGGTCGCGCAGGGCGTGAAGACCAAGGCGCAGGAGATGCTGCCGGGCGGGCGGTCATGA
- a CDS encoding glycoside hydrolase family 15 protein, with protein sequence MTAIEDYALLGDLHTAALVSRHGSVDWLCLPRFDSPACFAALLDAERAGHWQLAPASGGPATRRSYRGDSLILDTEWDTAEGTVRVTDFMPPRAEAPDVVRIVEGVSGRVPMRSTMRLRFDYGSIKPWVRRDQDRLAAVAGPDAVWLHTSAPVSDRDGVIGGEFSVAAGERVPFVLTHRASHLPAPARVDPGRALDDTERLWAGWISRCTYRGRWSPAVRRALVTLKALTYDPTGGIIAAATTSLPEQLGGPRNWDYRYCWLRDATFTLQALLGTGFTEEARAWREWLVRAVAGDASKLQIMYGLDGTRRMPESELDWLSGYEKSAPVRSGNAAAGQFQLDVWGEVLDGLHLAREAGLPTEHVAWDVQRALLDFLEGHWDQPDNSLWEVRGPRRQFVHSKVMAWAGLDRAVRTVERQHLDGPVGRWRALRDRIHDEVCEHGYDPDRETFTQFYGSRGLDAALLLIPRVGFLPWRDPRVRGTVEAVRRELCRDGLLLRYDPSADGGVDGLPGGEGSFLACSFWLADALHGDGRTGEAEELFERLLDLRNDVGLLSEEFDTQLGRQLGNAPQAFSMVGLVNTARHLSGSHTTTSATRGEQDLAGDPG encoded by the coding sequence ATGACAGCGATCGAGGACTACGCCCTGCTCGGCGACCTGCACACCGCGGCGCTGGTGTCCCGGCACGGCTCCGTCGACTGGCTGTGCCTGCCGCGCTTCGACTCGCCCGCCTGCTTCGCGGCGCTGCTCGACGCGGAGCGCGCCGGGCACTGGCAGCTCGCCCCGGCCAGCGGCGGCCCCGCCACCCGGCGGTCCTACCGCGGCGACTCGCTGATCCTGGACACCGAATGGGACACCGCCGAGGGCACCGTCCGGGTCACCGACTTCATGCCGCCCCGCGCCGAGGCGCCGGACGTGGTCCGCATCGTGGAGGGCGTGTCCGGCCGGGTCCCGATGCGCTCGACGATGCGGCTGCGGTTCGACTACGGCTCGATCAAACCGTGGGTGCGGCGCGACCAGGACCGGCTGGCCGCGGTCGCCGGCCCGGACGCGGTGTGGCTGCACACCTCCGCGCCGGTGTCCGACCGGGACGGGGTGATCGGCGGCGAGTTCAGCGTCGCCGCCGGGGAGCGGGTGCCGTTCGTGCTCACCCACCGGGCCTCGCACCTGCCGGCCCCGGCGCGCGTCGACCCCGGCCGGGCCCTGGACGACACCGAGCGGCTCTGGGCCGGGTGGATCTCCCGCTGCACGTACCGCGGCCGGTGGTCCCCGGCGGTGCGGCGCGCGCTGGTCACGCTCAAGGCCCTCACCTACGACCCGACCGGCGGGATCATCGCCGCCGCCACCACATCCCTGCCCGAACAGCTCGGCGGGCCGCGCAACTGGGACTACCGGTACTGCTGGCTGCGCGACGCGACGTTCACCCTGCAGGCGCTGCTGGGCACCGGGTTCACCGAGGAAGCCCGCGCCTGGCGGGAATGGCTCGTCCGCGCGGTCGCCGGGGACGCGTCGAAGCTGCAGATCATGTACGGGCTGGACGGCACCCGGCGGATGCCGGAGTCCGAACTGGACTGGCTGTCCGGGTACGAGAAGTCAGCTCCGGTGCGGTCCGGCAACGCGGCCGCGGGCCAGTTCCAGCTCGACGTGTGGGGCGAGGTGCTCGACGGCCTGCACCTGGCACGGGAAGCGGGCCTGCCCACCGAGCACGTCGCGTGGGACGTGCAGCGGGCGCTGCTGGACTTCCTGGAGGGGCACTGGGACCAGCCCGACAACAGCCTCTGGGAGGTGCGTGGCCCGCGGCGGCAGTTCGTGCACTCCAAGGTGATGGCGTGGGCCGGGCTGGACCGGGCGGTGCGCACCGTGGAACGGCAGCACCTGGACGGGCCGGTCGGGCGGTGGCGGGCGCTGCGCGACCGCATCCACGACGAGGTGTGCGAGCACGGCTACGACCCGGACCGCGAGACGTTCACCCAGTTCTACGGCTCACGCGGGCTGGACGCGGCGCTGCTGCTGATCCCGCGCGTCGGGTTCCTGCCCTGGCGGGATCCCCGGGTGCGGGGCACGGTGGAGGCCGTCCGCCGCGAGCTGTGCCGCGACGGGCTCCTGCTGCGGTACGACCCGTCGGCCGACGGCGGCGTGGACGGGCTGCCCGGCGGCGAGGGCAGTTTCCTCGCGTGCTCCTTCTGGCTGGCCGACGCCCTGCACGGCGACGGGCGCACCGGCGAGGCGGAGGAGCTGTTCGAGCGGCTGCTCGACCTGCGCAACGACGTCGGCCTGCTCAGCGAGGAGTTCGACACGCAGCTCGGGCGCCAGCTGGGCAACGCGCCGCAGGCGTTCAGCATGGTCGGGCTCGTCAACACCGCGCGCCACCTGTCCGGCAGCCACACCACGACCAGCGCCACCCGCGGCGAGCAGGACCTCGCCGGCGACCCGGGTTAG
- a CDS encoding enolase C-terminal domain-like protein codes for MTAIEAVEARAYRIPTPEPETDGTLTWDATTMVVVEVRAAGTTGLGWTYADASCVPLIHGTLAPAVLGQDVLDVPAAWTAMQRRIRNLGRPGLVSCAMSAVDIALWDAAARVLGVALSRLLGRAHQDAALYGSGGFTSQSTGELRDQLDRWVHEQRIPRVKIKIGQDGGRDVDRDLARVATAREVIGDGTELYVDANGGYTRGQARRVAQRLAGHDVRWFEEPVSSDDLEGLAELRRTTTIDVAAGEYGYDLVYFGRMVRAGAVDCLQIDVTRCGGYTEWRRAAAVAAAAGLEVSGHCAPNLSAHAAVATPNFRHLEWFADHDRIESAFLDGALDPAGGRVRPDPDVPGHGLTLKAADLEPYGKD; via the coding sequence ATGACCGCGATCGAGGCGGTCGAGGCGCGCGCCTACCGGATTCCGACCCCGGAGCCGGAAACCGACGGCACGCTGACCTGGGACGCCACCACGATGGTCGTCGTGGAGGTCCGCGCCGCCGGCACCACCGGTCTCGGCTGGACCTACGCCGACGCCTCCTGCGTGCCGCTCATCCACGGCACGCTCGCCCCGGCGGTGCTCGGCCAGGACGTGCTGGACGTGCCCGCGGCCTGGACGGCGATGCAGCGGCGGATCCGCAACCTCGGCCGTCCCGGGCTGGTCTCCTGCGCGATGTCCGCCGTCGACATCGCGCTGTGGGACGCGGCCGCGCGCGTGCTCGGTGTCGCGCTGAGCCGCCTGCTCGGCCGGGCGCACCAGGACGCGGCCCTCTACGGCAGCGGCGGGTTCACCAGCCAGAGCACCGGCGAGCTGCGCGACCAGCTGGACCGGTGGGTGCACGAGCAGCGGATCCCGCGGGTGAAGATCAAGATCGGGCAGGACGGGGGCCGGGACGTGGATCGTGACCTGGCCCGGGTCGCCACCGCCCGCGAGGTGATCGGGGACGGCACCGAGCTCTACGTCGACGCGAACGGCGGCTACACCCGCGGGCAGGCCCGGCGGGTGGCGCAGCGGCTCGCCGGGCACGACGTGCGCTGGTTCGAGGAACCGGTCTCCAGCGACGACCTGGAGGGGCTCGCCGAGCTGCGGCGGACGACCACGATCGACGTCGCGGCCGGCGAGTACGGCTACGACCTGGTCTACTTCGGACGGATGGTGCGCGCGGGCGCGGTGGACTGCCTGCAGATCGACGTGACCCGCTGCGGCGGCTACACCGAATGGCGGCGGGCGGCCGCGGTGGCCGCGGCGGCCGGGCTGGAGGTGTCCGGGCACTGCGCCCCCAACCTGTCCGCACACGCGGCCGTCGCCACGCCGAACTTCCGCCACCTGGAATGGTTCGCCGACCACGACCGCATCGAGTCCGCGTTCCTCGACGGCGCACTCGACCCCGCCGGTGGCCGGGTCCGGCCGGACCCGGACGTCCCCGGCCACGGGCTCACCCTCAAGGCCGCGGACCTGGAACCCTACGGAAAGGACTGA
- a CDS encoding glucose 1-dehydrogenase, with protein MRALTVVPQQPGSLRVSELPDPEPGPGELLVQGLALGVCGTDKEIVGGAYGWSPDGADRLVLGHESLGRVRQAPPGSRFQPGDLVVGVVRRPDPVPCGACAHGEFDMCRNGRYTERGIKQRHGYGSELWTVEQDYAVPVDPRLERTGMLLEPTTVVAKAWEQVERVGARAWFDPKRVLVTGAGPIGLLAALLGVQRGLDVHVLDRVSTGPKPRLVRALGATYHTEPAGDVAERLEPDVVIEATGVGSVVLDVMRNNAAYGIVCLTGVSAAGRSLPVDAGALNREIVLENDVVLGSVNANLRHYHQGAEALAKADPEWLANLVTRRVPLGRAAEAFTAGQDDVKVVVTLTGGE; from the coding sequence GTGCGTGCACTCACCGTCGTGCCCCAGCAGCCCGGTTCGCTGCGGGTGTCCGAGCTGCCCGATCCGGAACCGGGTCCCGGTGAGCTCCTCGTCCAGGGTCTCGCGCTGGGCGTGTGCGGCACCGACAAGGAGATCGTGGGCGGCGCCTACGGCTGGTCCCCCGACGGCGCGGACCGGCTGGTGCTCGGCCACGAGTCCCTCGGCCGGGTCCGGCAGGCGCCGCCCGGTAGCCGGTTCCAGCCCGGCGACCTCGTCGTCGGCGTGGTGCGGCGGCCGGACCCGGTGCCGTGCGGGGCGTGCGCGCACGGCGAGTTCGACATGTGCCGCAACGGCCGCTACACCGAGCGCGGCATCAAGCAGCGGCACGGTTACGGCAGTGAACTGTGGACGGTCGAACAGGACTACGCGGTGCCGGTGGACCCGCGGCTGGAGCGGACCGGGATGCTGCTGGAACCGACCACCGTCGTGGCCAAGGCGTGGGAGCAGGTGGAACGCGTCGGTGCCCGGGCCTGGTTCGACCCCAAGCGCGTGCTGGTGACCGGTGCCGGGCCGATCGGCCTGCTGGCGGCCCTGCTCGGGGTGCAGCGCGGGCTCGACGTGCACGTCCTGGACCGGGTGAGCACGGGACCGAAACCGCGGCTGGTGCGGGCGCTGGGCGCGACCTACCACACCGAGCCGGCCGGCGACGTCGCCGAGCGCCTGGAACCCGACGTGGTGATCGAGGCGACCGGCGTCGGCAGCGTCGTCCTCGACGTCATGCGGAACAACGCCGCCTACGGCATCGTGTGCCTGACCGGCGTGTCGGCCGCCGGGCGGTCGCTGCCGGTCGACGCGGGTGCGCTCAACCGCGAAATCGTGCTGGAGAACGACGTGGTGCTGGGCTCGGTGAACGCGAACCTGCGGCACTACCACCAGGGCGCGGAGGCGCTGGCCAAGGCCGATCCGGAGTGGCTGGCGAACCTGGTCACCCGGCGGGTGCCGCTGGGGCGGGCGGCGGAGGCGTTCACCGCGGGCCAGGACGACGTCAAGGTCGTCGTCACCCTCACCGGCGGGGAGTGA